In Candidatus Contubernalis alkalaceticus, the genomic window TTGACAAAAGTTTTCCTGAGAAGCTAGGCAATGACCTTTACGATTTGATTGTAAAGTTTGCTTCATATGGTTTTAATAAATCCCATGCCGCGGCCTATGCCATGATATCTTACCAAACCGCCTATCTGAAAGCAAATTATCCCCTGGAATTTATGGCAGCACTGCTGACGGGAAATATGTCCAATACCGATAAAATTACAGCTTATGTAGATGACTGCCGTCGTCAAGGGATTGAAGTTCTCCCGCCGGATGTGAACGAAAGCTTTTCCAATTTTACGGTTGTAGAAGGTAAAATTCGTTTTGGCCTGGCAGCGGTGAAGAATGTGGGCTTAAGTTCTATTGAGTCCATTATTGAGACTCGGGAGAGGATTGGCCACTTCAAATCCCTGAGGCATTTTTGCAATGAAGTAGATTTGAGGTCCTGCAACAAAAAAAATGTAGAAAGCCTCATAAAGAGTGGTGCCTTTGATTCTTTAGGATCGTATCGTTCTCAGTTGATGGCCGTTATGGACGAGACTCTGGCCAGGGCCCAGTCCTATCATAAGGATAGGAAAAACGGTCAGCTTTCTATGTTTGAGCTGTTTTCAGAGGAAGAGGACTGGAATATGTCCAGGGATATCCTGCCGGAATTGGAGGATCTAACTATGAAGGAAAAACTCTCCTTTGAAAAGGAGCTTTTAGGTTTATATATTTCCGGACATCCCCTGGACCAGTATAGAGAAATCTTGGAGGCTCAAGCAGTATCTATGAAGGATCTGAAGGATTTGAGGGAGTTGGGGAGGGTAACCCTGGGAGGGATTATACACAATATAAAACCCCTGGTTACCAAAAACGGTAAGAGTATGGCATTCTTAACTCTGGAGGACCTGGGGGGGGAAGTGGAAGTGGTGGTTTTTCCCGAACTCTTTGAACAGAGCCGGGAGCTTTTGAAAAGCGAAAATGTGATTAGTTTGACCGGTAAAATAGATAGGAACTCTGAAGACGAGGTTAAGATTATTGGGGAAAAGATACAACCTTTAAACAAAGTGCAAAAACAGCTGTATTTAAGGATTTGCAATGGTGACAAAAACTATTTATTTGCGCTGAAAGATATCCTGGTTTCCAGGCAGGGGGAAATCCCGGTATACCTGTATTTTAACGAAAACAACAAGCTGGTATTGACAAAAAAAGAGTTCTGGGTTCCCGAGGATGATAATCTTCTGGTAAGGCTTCAGGAGCTTTTAGGAAAGAGCAATATAGTCTTAAAAGAAGTGTCTCTCTAGTTTGTTTTTAAGAGTTGAATGTGATAAAATGTACTAACTTTAATATACTGTAATAGTTGATTTTAACAATTTTTATTTGTGGGGTGTAATATGTCAATTAAAGATTTTTTTAAAAAAACAAAATATTCTAAATACGCCGTATTGGACATACCCGGACCAACTGCTGCTCCCAAGGATGAAGTGATGATGGTTAAGTGTGATGAATGTGGAGAACTTATATATTGTAGGAATGGAGAACTGGGAAAACACTTTAAGGTCTGCAAAAAATGCAGTTTCCCTTTGAAATTAACGGCCAGGGAGCGGCTTTCCCTGCTGCTGGATGCCGGGAGTTTCGTTGAATACGATGCTCATCTGGAATCAAAAAATCCTTTGAACTTTCCGGAGTACGAAGATAAGCTAAATGCCGCCAGGGAAGCTACGGGACTTAAGGAAGCAGTGGTTACGGGAGAAGGGACTATCGAGAATAACAAAATAGTGATTGCGGTTATGGATCAGTTTTTTATTTCCGCCAGTATGGGCTCAGTGGTGGGGGAGAAAATCACTCGGGCTGTGGAAAAAGCCATTGAAAAAAAACTTCCCCTGGTTATATTTTCAGCCTCCGGCGGAGCTAGAATGCAGGAAGGGATTTTATCTTTGATGCAGATGGCTAAGACCAGTGCAGCCATTGCCAGGCTTAACCAGGCGGGCCTTTTATTTATATCTGTCCTGACGAACCCTACTACCGGTGGCGTTACAGCCAGTTTTGCTTTCCTGGGAGACATTATTATTGCCGAGCCTAAAGCTCTAATTGGTTTTGCGGGACCCAGAGTAATCGAACAGACCATAAGGCAAAAATTGCCTTCAGGTTTTCAAAGAGCAGAGTTTCAACTGCAGCATGGAATGATTGATATGATTGTGGAAAGGAAAGATCTCCGAAGGACTCTTTCCAGGCTTTTTCTAGTGCATAAAAGGCCTAAGGAGGATGGATATGAGCAATAAATTGGAATTTGATTTACCTATAAATGAGCTTCAGCTGAAAATTAAGGAAATTAAAACATTTTCTGAAGAAAAAGAAATCAGCATGGATGAGGAAATAAAGGCTTTAGAAGAACGGCTTTCCAGATTAAAAAAAGAAATATATAACAATCTAAGTGCCTGGCAGAAAACCCAGATTGCCCGTTACGTGGAAAGGCCCTCCACCATGGATTATATAAAGCATATATTTAAAGATTTTATAGAACTTCATGGAGATCGTCAGTTTGGGGACGATAAGGCCATGGTGGGAGGATTGGCTTTCCTGGATCAACGGCCGGTGACTATAATTGGTCACCGAAAGGGTAAAGATATGAAAGAGAATGTGCTGAGAAATTTTGGGATGCCTCATCCCGAAGGATATCAAAAAGTTCTGCGTTTGATGCGCCAGGCAGAAAAATTTAATAGGCCGGTTATTTCATTCATTGATACCCCAGGGGCTTTTCCAGGAATAGGGGCAGAAGAAAGAGGGCAGGGGAGAGCCATCGCCGAAAACTTAATGGCCTTGAGCTGTTTAAAGACCCCCGTGGTGGCTGTGATTTGTGGAGAAGGGGGAAGCGGCGGAGCTCTGGCACTTTCTGTGGGAGACAGGATATGTATGCTGGAACATGCAGTTTATTCCGTTATTTCACCAGAAGGGTGCGCCAGCATACTGTGGAAAGATGCTAATCGGGCTGAAGATGCTGCTTCTGTGCTCAGAATCACGGCACAGGATTTGTTGAGTTTTGGAGTTATCGATATGATTATCTCCGAACCCTTAGGTGGTGCGCACCGGGATTTTCAGGGGATGGCATTCAAAATAAAAGAGGTAATTTCTAATCAATTAAAGGAACTAGACAAAATATCGATAGAAGAGCTGGTTAAACGGCGCTATGATAAGTTTAGGAAAATTGGTGAGTTCTTAGAAAATACAAATTAATACGGCATAAGCAGCCATTTAGGAGGATTAAAGATGCAGCGAATTGGTGTACTTACCAGTGGCGGGGATGCTCCAGGAATGAATGCCGCAGTGAGAGCTGTGGTAAGAAAATGTATTTACTATAATATTGAAGTTTTAGGCATAGAAAGGGGCTATTCCGGCCTGATTAACGGAGAATTTAAGAAGATGGAACTGGGTTCTGTGGCGGACATTATACACCGGGGAGGAACGATTTTAAGAACAGCCCGCTGCCCTGAATTTGTTACCAAGGCAGGTCAGGAAAAAGCCCTCAGTCAAATTCGGGACTTTGGGTTGGAGGGCCTGGTGGTAATCGGAGGGGACGGTTCCTTTCGTGGCGCTATGGCTTTAGGAAACACCGGAGTGGTTAAAACCATTGGACTGCCGGGTACCATTGATAACGATATTGCCTGTACTGATGTGACCATCGGTTTTGATACTGCCATGAACACTATTTGTGATGCTATTAATAAGTTAAGAGATACTGCTACTTCCCATGAAAGGGTTTTTGTATTGGAAGTAATGGGCAGGGATTCTGGCGCCCTGGCCCTTCATGCTGGACTGGCCGGCGGTGCTGAATCTATATTAATACCGGAAATAGATTTTGATATCAATCAAATATGCAGTCGTCTGATGCGGGGTTATGAAAGGGGTAAACTCCATAGTATCATACTGGTGGCTGAAGGAGCTGCCAGCGGTATTGCCATCGGGGAAGCCATAAAGAAGTGTACTGGAATGGATACAAGGGTAACTATACTGGGGCACCTGCAGAGGGGTGGGACTCCCACGGCCTTTGATCGCAATATTGCCAGCAGAATGGCCTCCCGGGCAGTGGACTTTTTGAGAGAAGGTAGGACCAATTTGATGGTTGGCCTGGTGGACGGAGAGATTACCGGGACGGAATTAACCTATGCTTTAGGTCAGAGAAAAG contains:
- the accD gene encoding acetyl-CoA carboxylase, carboxyltransferase subunit beta, yielding MSIKDFFKKTKYSKYAVLDIPGPTAAPKDEVMMVKCDECGELIYCRNGELGKHFKVCKKCSFPLKLTARERLSLLLDAGSFVEYDAHLESKNPLNFPEYEDKLNAAREATGLKEAVVTGEGTIENNKIVIAVMDQFFISASMGSVVGEKITRAVEKAIEKKLPLVIFSASGGARMQEGILSLMQMAKTSAAIARLNQAGLLFISVLTNPTTGGVTASFAFLGDIIIAEPKALIGFAGPRVIEQTIRQKLPSGFQRAEFQLQHGMIDMIVERKDLRRTLSRLFLVHKRPKEDGYEQ
- a CDS encoding acetyl-CoA carboxylase carboxyltransferase subunit alpha encodes the protein MSNKLEFDLPINELQLKIKEIKTFSEEKEISMDEEIKALEERLSRLKKEIYNNLSAWQKTQIARYVERPSTMDYIKHIFKDFIELHGDRQFGDDKAMVGGLAFLDQRPVTIIGHRKGKDMKENVLRNFGMPHPEGYQKVLRLMRQAEKFNRPVISFIDTPGAFPGIGAEERGQGRAIAENLMALSCLKTPVVAVICGEGGSGGALALSVGDRICMLEHAVYSVISPEGCASILWKDANRAEDAASVLRITAQDLLSFGVIDMIISEPLGGAHRDFQGMAFKIKEVISNQLKELDKISIEELVKRRYDKFRKIGEFLENTN
- the pfkA gene encoding 6-phosphofructokinase, translating into MQRIGVLTSGGDAPGMNAAVRAVVRKCIYYNIEVLGIERGYSGLINGEFKKMELGSVADIIHRGGTILRTARCPEFVTKAGQEKALSQIRDFGLEGLVVIGGDGSFRGAMALGNTGVVKTIGLPGTIDNDIACTDVTIGFDTAMNTICDAINKLRDTATSHERVFVLEVMGRDSGALALHAGLAGGAESILIPEIDFDINQICSRLMRGYERGKLHSIILVAEGAASGIAIGEAIKKCTGMDTRVTILGHLQRGGTPTAFDRNIASRMASRAVDFLREGRTNLMVGLVDGEITGTELTYALGQRKVVDEEIFELAKILAI